A section of the Dehalobacter sp. DCM genome encodes:
- a CDS encoding transglycosylase domain-containing protein, which produces MKRHMTDKVKLVVHYGRQWLKKGYANLKTSRFWRKPKFWRSLALAVLIVLLFTAGGTTLWIQSLDISPLESPLAQPTVIYDKNGNAVSQLSSSRILPVTLADIPPAMREAIIAVEDRRFYQHRGVDIRSLFRALLHDLKSGDFSEGGSTITQQLAKNIFLPSDKTLARKLKEAAFALKIELTLSKDQILTAYLNHIYFGEGCWGIQKAAHLYFGKDVQNLRLGEAALLAGLIKAPSVYSPLQDKEKALERRDIVLSLMKEQNYISESQFMTAKAQPIRIQRDRDGELGGKYSPYVDYVIEEAISRYGFTEDQILGGGLQIYTEMDPTVQQAAEEVYQDDGFFPDGKSDQPVQSGIVVIDQYSGGIRGLVGYRGESTYRQFNHASQLKRQPGSSFKPLAVYGPALEMGYTPYSILYDGPLDLNGYQPVDWDYQSRGYVTMQEAIQNSWNIPAVWLLNEIGLDLGFAFAQRAGIPLTEEDRYLSLALGGLTEGVSPLQMAQAYSSFANSGVMHKAFAVTKITSGDGTLLAQAEPETVRVTDPGTAYTLTLLLKNAVDNGTGKNAYSGRPTAGKTGSVELPHTGEFARITKGVKDVWFVGYTPELTAAVWMGYDKTDKDHYLTISGGSGPAVVFREVLSRALRNDPVIPFAIPAGYQFIFEKEKEKDEHKDKDEDEGKNSEHPDKEDDFFEDWGIYFEGLPTKGSGKKETIYPQD; this is translated from the coding sequence ATGAAACGCCACATGACAGACAAGGTTAAATTAGTCGTACACTATGGGCGTCAATGGCTGAAGAAAGGGTATGCTAATCTTAAGACATCAAGGTTTTGGCGGAAACCAAAGTTTTGGCGAAGTTTGGCACTCGCTGTTCTTATCGTTCTTCTGTTTACTGCCGGCGGAACCACTTTATGGATTCAATCCCTGGACATCAGCCCATTGGAGAGCCCCCTGGCTCAGCCAACGGTTATCTATGATAAAAACGGCAATGCGGTGTCGCAGCTGTCCTCCTCAAGAATCCTGCCGGTTACGCTGGCGGATATTCCTCCCGCCATGCGGGAAGCAATTATTGCTGTCGAAGACAGGCGGTTTTACCAGCATCGGGGTGTGGATATCCGATCCCTGTTCAGGGCGTTGCTGCATGACCTTAAATCCGGGGATTTTTCTGAAGGGGGAAGTACCATCACCCAGCAATTAGCAAAAAACATCTTCTTGCCTTCCGATAAAACACTGGCACGCAAATTAAAGGAAGCCGCGTTTGCCCTGAAAATTGAATTAACCTTAAGCAAAGACCAAATCTTAACCGCGTATCTGAATCATATTTATTTTGGTGAAGGGTGTTGGGGAATTCAGAAGGCTGCCCATTTATACTTTGGGAAAGATGTTCAGAACCTCCGATTGGGAGAGGCAGCCCTGCTTGCAGGCCTGATCAAAGCCCCCAGCGTTTATTCTCCTTTACAAGACAAGGAAAAGGCATTGGAACGGCGTGATATCGTTCTTTCTTTAATGAAAGAGCAAAACTATATTTCGGAGTCCCAATTCATGACAGCCAAGGCCCAACCCATACGTATCCAAAGAGATCGGGACGGGGAACTTGGCGGTAAGTATTCGCCCTATGTGGATTATGTGATTGAAGAAGCTATTTCCCGCTATGGGTTTACCGAAGATCAAATCCTGGGGGGCGGTCTGCAGATATACACCGAAATGGACCCTACCGTTCAACAGGCGGCGGAAGAAGTCTATCAGGACGATGGGTTTTTTCCTGACGGTAAATCGGATCAGCCGGTGCAAAGCGGGATCGTGGTCATCGATCAGTACTCGGGCGGCATCCGGGGACTCGTCGGCTACCGGGGTGAAAGCACCTACCGGCAATTCAACCATGCTTCCCAGTTGAAGCGCCAGCCGGGTTCCTCCTTTAAACCGCTGGCCGTCTATGGCCCGGCTCTAGAAATGGGCTATACCCCCTATTCCATTCTTTATGACGGCCCCCTTGATTTGAATGGCTATCAACCTGTCGACTGGGACTATCAAAGCCGGGGCTATGTGACCATGCAAGAGGCTATCCAGAATTCATGGAATATCCCTGCTGTATGGCTCCTGAATGAAATCGGCCTGGACTTAGGTTTTGCTTTTGCTCAGCGGGCGGGGATTCCCCTGACGGAAGAAGACCGTTACCTCAGTCTGGCCTTGGGGGGGCTTACCGAGGGGGTATCGCCCCTGCAAATGGCCCAAGCCTACAGCAGTTTTGCCAATTCAGGCGTCATGCATAAGGCGTTTGCAGTGACAAAGATTACCTCGGGCGATGGGACACTTCTCGCTCAGGCTGAACCGGAAACGGTTCGTGTCACCGATCCGGGCACCGCCTACACCCTAACCCTTCTGTTGAAAAACGCAGTAGACAACGGGACGGGGAAAAATGCTTATTCGGGCCGTCCCACTGCCGGCAAAACCGGTTCGGTTGAGCTTCCGCATACCGGGGAATTTGCCAGGATTACGAAAGGGGTTAAAGACGTTTGGTTTGTCGGATATACCCCGGAGCTAACAGCGGCTGTCTGGATGGGCTACGATAAAACCGACAAGGACCACTATCTGACGATCTCCGGCGGCTCAGGGCCGGCTGTTGTTTTTCGGGAAGTGCTCTCCAGGGCGTTGCGGAATGATCCCGTGATTCCCTTTGCAATTCCTGCGGGATACCAATTTATATTCGAAAAAGAAAAAGAAAAAGACGAACATAAAGACAAAGACGAAGACGAGGGGAAAAATAGCGAGCATCCCGACAAAGAGGATGATTTCTTCGAGGACTGGGGAATTTACTTCGAAGGCTTGCCAACAAAAGGGTCGGGAAAGAAGGAAACAATATACCCGCAGGACTAG
- a CDS encoding YopX family protein: MKEFKFRVWDKVKRKMEKPHALTFHTQSLDLFAVSILGRSWERAEKFELLLWTGFYDKNGTAVYEGDVIKIAEAHYIIIWNKTMAGFELVDVQSLLSQRIADVELGEVIGNEYETPHDRQG, from the coding sequence TTGAAAGAATTTAAGTTCAGGGTTTGGGACAAGGTCAAGCGCAAGATGGAAAAACCCCACGCGCTAACCTTTCATACCCAGAGTTTAGACTTGTTTGCCGTAAGTATACTGGGACGCTCTTGGGAAAGGGCAGAGAAATTTGAATTACTTTTATGGACCGGCTTCTATGATAAAAATGGGACCGCTGTCTATGAAGGCGATGTCATCAAAATTGCCGAAGCCCATTATATTATTATATGGAACAAAACCATGGCCGGGTTTGAACTAGTCGATGTCCAAAGCTTATTAAGCCAACGAATTGCGGATGTGGAACTCGGAGAAGTAATCGGAAATGAGTATGAAACGCCACATGACAGACAAGGTTAA
- a CDS encoding sensor histidine kinase produces MNDFHQQVRGKIQWVIGSVRGFCRNFQRMLWEQFNKNIYTRILFTNVATFAIGLIMLILFSSFIVKQLTYDQVEQDLFRKAKRVNYALLEQTNTVWGKPPAAETADQAKRKQDYLIYLSDLFDAKITIFDRAGTIWDTSAEQEVLPGSKVEANHVARFTNGETAVTRTMDRETGRLAFRVVVPMGNNKNTIEYGILLETQPSNQDLAINKMQFFLVIGGMGILFFIIIVSVYLAMFISRPISRLATHVAEISRGSYVLNTDDQPLDEINALAGQLNKLTERLQKVQTESVKMDEDRARLFAEISHEIRTPLTAVQGFVEAIRDGMVQDEALRLRYMDTIYTQTIHITRLVDDILVLSRLESGNITVEKLPVDLVALAQGVVISMEAMAASRNTMIRVEKKTEKAIVIGDVDRLEQIIRNLLKNAVVATENGLIRVSVAVSEGEVVLTIEDNGIGIAPEDLPHIWDRFYRVKNQHGQDRQEKGSGLGLVIVKKLVQLQGGKIDVTSQLGKGTAFSMTFPLFNPK; encoded by the coding sequence GTGAATGATTTTCACCAGCAGGTCAGGGGAAAAATACAGTGGGTAATCGGCTCCGTACGCGGGTTTTGCCGCAACTTCCAACGGATGCTATGGGAACAGTTTAATAAGAATATATATACGCGGATACTTTTTACCAATGTGGCGACGTTTGCCATTGGCCTGATTATGCTGATCCTGTTTTCCAGCTTTATCGTGAAACAGCTGACCTATGACCAGGTAGAACAGGATTTGTTCCGTAAGGCCAAACGGGTGAATTATGCCTTACTCGAGCAAACAAACACCGTATGGGGTAAGCCGCCGGCTGCGGAAACCGCTGATCAGGCCAAACGTAAACAGGATTATCTGATCTATCTGTCGGATCTCTTTGATGCCAAGATTACCATCTTTGACCGGGCAGGCACTATTTGGGATACGTCAGCAGAGCAGGAAGTCTTACCCGGCAGTAAGGTAGAGGCTAACCATGTCGCCAGATTCACCAACGGGGAAACCGCCGTGACGCGGACAATGGATCGCGAAACGGGACGGCTTGCCTTCCGTGTCGTTGTCCCCATGGGGAACAATAAAAACACCATCGAATACGGTATTTTACTGGAAACGCAGCCCTCTAATCAGGACCTTGCTATAAACAAAATGCAATTTTTTCTGGTTATCGGGGGAATGGGCATCCTGTTTTTCATCATCATCGTTTCCGTTTATCTGGCCATGTTCATTTCCAGACCGATATCCCGTTTGGCTACTCATGTGGCGGAAATCAGCAGAGGGAGTTATGTTTTGAACACCGACGACCAGCCCCTGGACGAAATCAATGCCCTTGCCGGCCAGCTGAATAAGCTGACGGAAAGACTGCAGAAGGTCCAGACCGAAAGCGTCAAGATGGATGAAGACAGGGCCCGGCTTTTCGCTGAAATATCCCACGAAATACGGACGCCGCTGACGGCGGTGCAGGGGTTTGTTGAAGCGATCCGTGACGGAATGGTCCAAGACGAAGCGTTACGGCTGCGGTATATGGATACGATCTATACGCAAACAATTCATATCACCCGGCTGGTGGATGATATTCTGGTATTAAGCCGCCTGGAAAGCGGGAATATCACGGTGGAAAAACTGCCGGTGGATTTGGTCGCCTTGGCCCAAGGGGTGGTTATTTCCATGGAGGCGATGGCCGCTAGCAGAAATACGATGATCCGAGTGGAGAAGAAAACAGAAAAAGCCATCGTCATCGGCGACGTTGATCGTTTAGAACAGATTATCCGAAACTTGCTGAAGAATGCCGTCGTCGCGACAGAAAATGGCTTGATCCGAGTGAGTGTGGCGGTCTCGGAGGGCGAAGTGGTATTAACGATTGAGGATAATGGGATTGGGATTGCCCCCGAGGATCTGCCGCACATTTGGGACAGGTTCTACCGGGTGAAGAACCAGCATGGTCAAGACCGCCAAGAGAAAGGGAGCGGTTTGGGACTGGTGATTGTCAAAAAACTGGTCCAGCTGCAAGGCGGTAAAATAGACGTAACCAGCCAACTGGGGAAGGGAACGGCCTTCAGCATGACGTTTCCGTTATTTAATCCAAAATAG
- a CDS encoding response regulator transcription factor — MPFLGKVLVVDDDQNVLELVKLYGEREGFEVIGVSDGNAVLAAFDRENPDVVILDIMLPGKDGLDLCRNLRSIRMIPIIMLTAKGEEADRVLGLEMGADDYVSKPFSPRELVARIKAVLRRTLPMDTEVNWQLKYPGLEIRADIRRVLVDAVQTVVTPREFDLLYHLAQNPRRVFTREELLAAVWGYDYFGDQRTVDVHIRRLRSKLAPLSHEYLTTVWGVGYQFTPPIKGGETRCE; from the coding sequence ATGCCGTTTTTGGGAAAAGTCCTGGTTGTCGATGACGACCAGAATGTCTTAGAACTGGTCAAGCTCTACGGTGAACGGGAGGGCTTCGAGGTCATCGGTGTCAGTGACGGCAATGCGGTATTGGCTGCCTTTGATCGGGAGAATCCCGATGTTGTCATCCTGGACATCATGCTTCCCGGTAAGGATGGGCTTGACCTGTGCCGTAATTTACGGTCGATTCGCATGATTCCGATTATCATGCTGACAGCTAAAGGAGAGGAAGCAGACCGTGTTCTGGGACTGGAAATGGGCGCGGATGACTACGTTTCCAAACCTTTCAGCCCCAGAGAATTGGTTGCCAGAATCAAAGCCGTTTTGAGACGAACCCTGCCCATGGACACAGAGGTCAATTGGCAATTAAAATACCCGGGGCTGGAAATCCGGGCGGATATCCGAAGAGTCTTGGTCGATGCCGTCCAGACGGTAGTGACGCCTAGGGAATTCGACCTGCTCTATCACTTGGCCCAGAATCCCCGGCGGGTTTTCACCCGAGAGGAACTGTTGGCGGCGGTGTGGGGATATGACTACTTCGGTGATCAGCGGACGGTGGATGTGCATATCCGGAGATTAAGGTCAAAACTGGCTCCCTTGTCCCATGAATACCTGACGACGGTGTGGGGTGTGGGATACCAGTTTACACCTCCGATCAAAGGAGGAGAGACGCGTTGTGAATGA